A segment of the Syntrophorhabdus sp. genome:
AGCAAGCCGGTTGGCCCCGTGAAGACCCGTCGCGGCCACTTCGCCGGCCGCGTACAGGCACTTGAGAGACGTCTTTCCCCATACGTCCACCTGCACGCCGCCGCAGCTGTAATGCGCGGCGGGGACGACAGGGATGGGAACCTTCTGGATATCGATGTCGAAATCGAGACATCTCTGGTATATCATGGGAAAGCGTTTCTTGACGTTTATCTCCGTGTAGGAGGCGATGTCGAGGTACACGTAGGCGTCCCCCCTCTTGATCATCTCCTCGTACATGGCGCGGGAAACCTCATCCCTCGGCGCGAGGTCTCCAAGCTCGGAGTAGCTTGCCATGAAGGGAACGCCGTCCTTCGTCTTCAGCCTGGCCCCCTCTCCACGGAGGGCCTCGGAGATGAGAAACCCGTCGGCGTCCTTGTGAAAGAGCGTCGTTGGATGGAACTGGATGTACTCCATGTTTATGAGCCGCGCGCCGGCACGGTCGGCCATGGCGAAGCCGTCTCCCGTAGCTATGGGAGGGTTTGTCGTGTGCAGATATATCCTTCCCAGCCCGCCGGTGGCGAGCACCGTGTAGGAGGCGAAGAACCTCTCCACGTGGCCTGTCGCGTTATTGAGGACGTAAGCGCCTATACACTGGGGTTCCCTGTAAAGCGCGAGGGGACTTGTGGAATGGTGGGGTATGGTCAGCAGGTCTATGGCGGGGTAGCCGGGATAGGTCCGAATGTTGCTGTATTCGGCGGCTTTGGCAATGAGGGCCGTCTCGATGGCCTTGCCCGTGGAGTCCTTGGAATGGAGTATCCTTCTGCGTGAGTGGCTTGCCTCACGGGCAAATTCGAATTCATCCTCTCCGGACCGCGAGAAGAGCACCCCAACCTTTTTGACGAGGAAATCCTCGACCATCCCGGGTCCGTCGTAAGCGACGATCTTCACGGCATCGGGATTCGATATGCCGTCACCTGCCTCTATGATGTCCTCGGTGAGGAGCTCGGGCGTATCGTCCTGCCCACGGGCCACGATCCCTCCCTGGGCATAGAAGGTGTTCGATTCCGCGATCGAGGATTCCTTCGATATGACGATGACGTCCAGGCCGAGGTCGGCGGCGCTTATGGCGCAGGAGAGCCCCGCTATGCCAGAGCCGATGACGAGGACATCGCAGTAGTGGGATCGGTCCTTTTCCATCTTCACGTTATCGCCAGCATCCTTTCCAGGGCGACTCTGGCGTGCCGCGCGTCCTCGGGGTCGACGGTCACCTCCGGCTGGTCCTTTCCCTCCAGGATGTTCTCCAGAACGGTGAGAAATTTGAGAAGTGTCACATGCGACATGTCCCGGCATTCGCACTCCCTGAGGGGTACGATGAGCTTGTCGGGGTTATCGGCTTTGA
Coding sequences within it:
- the nadB gene encoding L-aspartate oxidase, producing MEKDRSHYCDVLVIGSGIAGLSCAISAADLGLDVIVISKESSIAESNTFYAQGGIVARGQDDTPELLTEDIIEAGDGISNPDAVKIVAYDGPGMVEDFLVKKVGVLFSRSGEDEFEFAREASHSRRRILHSKDSTGKAIETALIAKAAEYSNIRTYPGYPAIDLLTIPHHSTSPLALYREPQCIGAYVLNNATGHVERFFASYTVLATGGLGRIYLHTTNPPIATGDGFAMADRAGARLINMEYIQFHPTTLFHKDADGFLISEALRGEGARLKTKDGVPFMASYSELGDLAPRDEVSRAMYEEMIKRGDAYVYLDIASYTEINVKKRFPMIYQRCLDFDIDIQKVPIPVVPAAHYSCGGVQVDVWGKTSLKCLYAAGEVAATGLHGANRLASTSLLEGLVWGVRAAKDIAGNFNGNRSYKESDIPPWQFPERVEEVDPALIHQDWVSIKSTMWNYVGIIRTVRRLERAWADIGYLKNRIDDFYRRAQLVPMVIDLRNGVRTARIVAEAALKNNVSRGAHFIR